A section of the Mycolicibacterium anyangense genome encodes:
- a CDS encoding AAA family ATPase: MNAVPGGTGPAGHDARTQPTGAAEFADVADVADRFAAAGYLADSRLATTVFLQSRLGKPVLLEGPAGVGKTQLAATLAEVTGRRLLRLQCYEGQDETKALYEWDYGKQLLYTQLLRDKIGDVIADAATISEAVARIGDEDSVFFSETFLAPRPLLEAVRSPEPVVLLIDEIDRADEALEAVLLELLAEFQVSVPELGTFRAVHQPYVILTSNTTRDLSAALKRRCLHLFLDYPDPERELAIVASKDTGLPESLARQLVDIVRQLRDLDLRKSPSISETVDWARTLAVLGAEELTAAVLSDTANVVLKYQRDLERAMEVLPSFIDPNAVVPHELHSHGHGHSHSHGHPHSHDHGHHDHSHADDHDVDGRAARAAMDRPGRHDKAYYGGTTPAGPVTEPPRRPSVGAGQGGRAFSAALGRNRRSAPERPAGQRD; encoded by the coding sequence ATGAACGCAGTCCCCGGCGGAACTGGTCCAGCAGGCCATGACGCCCGCACCCAGCCCACCGGGGCTGCGGAATTCGCTGATGTGGCCGATGTCGCCGACCGCTTCGCCGCGGCCGGCTATCTGGCCGACTCACGTCTGGCCACCACCGTCTTCCTGCAGAGCCGGCTCGGCAAGCCGGTGCTGCTGGAGGGCCCGGCCGGGGTGGGCAAGACCCAGCTTGCGGCCACCCTGGCCGAGGTGACCGGCCGGCGGCTACTCCGTCTGCAGTGCTATGAGGGCCAGGACGAGACCAAAGCCCTCTACGAGTGGGACTACGGCAAGCAGCTGCTCTACACCCAACTGCTGCGGGACAAGATCGGCGACGTGATCGCCGACGCGGCGACCATCTCCGAGGCGGTCGCCCGGATCGGCGATGAGGACAGCGTCTTCTTCTCCGAGACGTTCCTGGCGCCCAGGCCGCTGTTGGAGGCCGTCCGCTCCCCCGAGCCCGTCGTCCTGCTCATCGACGAGATCGACCGCGCCGACGAGGCTTTGGAGGCGGTGCTCCTGGAACTGCTGGCGGAGTTCCAGGTCTCGGTACCCGAGCTCGGCACCTTCCGGGCGGTGCACCAGCCCTACGTCATCCTGACGTCCAACACCACCCGAGACCTCTCCGCCGCCCTCAAACGGCGTTGCCTGCATCTGTTCCTGGACTATCCCGACCCCGAGCGTGAACTGGCCATCGTGGCGTCCAAGGACACCGGGCTACCGGAGTCGCTGGCCCGCCAATTGGTCGACATCGTCCGCCAGCTTCGCGATCTCGACCTGCGCAAGTCGCCGAGCATCTCCGAGACCGTGGACTGGGCAAGGACATTGGCTGTGCTCGGCGCCGAGGAGCTCACTGCGGCAGTGCTATCCGACACCGCCAACGTGGTGCTGAAGTATCAACGCGATCTCGAGCGAGCCATGGAGGTGCTGCCGAGCTTCATCGACCCGAACGCGGTGGTGCCCCACGAGCTGCACTCCCACGGCCACGGTCACTCCCACTCGCACGGGCATCCGCACTCGCACGATCATGGCCACCACGATCACTCGCATGCCGATGACCACGATGTCGACGGCCGTGCCGCCAGGGCAGCGATGGACCGTCCCGGTCGCCATGACAAGGCGTACTACGGCGGGACCACCCCGGCCGGCCCGGTGACCGAACCGCCACGTCGCCCCAGCGTGGGCGCCGGCCAGGGCGGCCGCGCGTTCTCCGCCGCACTCGGCCGCAACCGGCGATCAGCTCCGGAGCGCCCTGCCGGACAACGAGACTGA
- the mdo gene encoding NDMA-dependent methanol dehydrogenase (This methanol dehydrogenase is considered a nicotinoprotein, since its NADP cofactor remains is not dissociable, but instead remains permanently bound. A member of this family has been shown to act as a formaldehyde dismutase, able to convert two molecules of formaldehyde (plus one water molecule) into one of methanol and one of formate, with no net change in its redox state. More recently, it was shown in Mycobacterium smegmatis that this enzyme is critical to ethanol utilization, for which the biosynthesis of the cofactor-like electron carrier mycofactocin is also required.) has protein sequence MQVEELLKPFPIKEFHPFPRAMMGPGAHEMIGPEAIKLGFKKTLIMTSGLRGTDIVHKIAESMKYHGLEVVIYDQVESNPKDYNVMDAVALYQQNKCDSFLSIGGGSSHDACKGARISVAHDGRNVNEFEGFNKSENPKNPPHIAVSTTAGTGSETSWAYVITDTTTDPDNPHKYVAFDDASVATLAIDDPVLYYECPIDYTAQCGFDVLAHASEPYVSRLNFAPSLGNALYAIKLTAENLRTAVWNPQELSGREGMMYAQYIAAQAFNSGGLGIIHSISHAVSAFYDTHHGLNNAIALPRVWAFNMPVAYKRFAEIAQVMGVDTHGMTDVQAADAALAAAIRLLRDVGIPERFVDVTKDSYSKNRLGSGPTKYYENSPVIAGDATDVDRITNHVLGDACTPGNAKECTFETVRPVVEHCMVGDLDDLIS, from the coding sequence ATGCAGGTCGAAGAACTTCTCAAGCCCTTCCCCATCAAGGAGTTCCATCCCTTCCCCCGGGCCATGATGGGCCCTGGGGCGCACGAGATGATCGGTCCGGAGGCGATCAAGCTGGGCTTCAAGAAGACCTTGATCATGACCAGCGGTCTGCGTGGCACCGACATCGTGCACAAGATCGCTGAGTCGATGAAATACCACGGCCTGGAAGTGGTCATCTATGACCAGGTCGAGTCCAATCCCAAGGACTACAACGTCATGGATGCCGTGGCGCTCTACCAGCAGAACAAGTGCGATTCGTTCCTGTCCATCGGCGGCGGGTCCTCGCACGATGCCTGTAAGGGCGCGCGGATCAGCGTTGCCCACGACGGGCGCAACGTCAACGAGTTCGAGGGTTTCAACAAGAGCGAGAACCCCAAGAATCCCCCACATATCGCCGTATCCACTACGGCCGGAACGGGATCCGAGACCTCGTGGGCCTACGTCATCACCGACACGACCACCGATCCGGACAACCCGCACAAGTACGTGGCCTTCGACGACGCCAGTGTGGCGACGCTGGCCATCGACGACCCGGTGCTGTACTACGAATGCCCGATCGACTACACCGCCCAGTGCGGCTTCGACGTGCTGGCCCACGCCAGCGAGCCCTACGTCTCGCGGCTCAATTTCGCGCCCTCGCTGGGCAATGCGCTCTACGCGATCAAGCTCACCGCCGAGAACCTGCGCACCGCGGTGTGGAATCCGCAGGAGCTGTCCGGCCGTGAAGGCATGATGTACGCGCAATACATTGCGGCGCAGGCCTTCAACTCCGGCGGCCTGGGAATCATCCACTCGATCTCACACGCCGTCAGCGCGTTCTACGACACCCATCACGGGCTGAACAACGCGATCGCGCTGCCGCGGGTATGGGCGTTCAACATGCCCGTCGCCTACAAGCGATTCGCCGAGATCGCCCAGGTGATGGGGGTCGACACCCACGGCATGACCGATGTGCAGGCCGCCGACGCCGCACTGGCCGCCGCCATCCGGTTGCTGCGCGACGTGGGCATCCCGGAGCGTTTCGTCGATGTCACCAAGGACTCCTACTCGAAGAACCGGCTCGGCAGCGGGCCCACCAAGTACTACGAGAACTCCCCGGTGATCGCCGGCGACGCCACGGATGTCGACCGCATCACCAACCATGTGCTCGGCGACGCCTGCACCCCGGGCAATGCCAAGGAGTGCACGTTCGAGACCGTCCGGCCGGTCGTCGAACACTGCATGGTGGGCGACCTCGACGACCTGATCAGCTGA
- the mftD gene encoding pre-mycofactocin synthase MftD (MftD, an enzyme found in the mycofactocin biosynthesis locus, performs an oxidative deamination of 3-amino-5-[(p-hydroxyphenyl)methyl]-4,4-dimethyl-2-pyrrolidinone (AHDP). The resulting compound, now called pre-mycofactocin (PMFT), is a biologically active redox cofactor that can oxidize the non-exchangeable NADH of TIGR03971 family SDR-type oxidoreductases.): protein MADEWFETVAAAQALARKRLPKPVYMALVAGSEAGVTVEDNIAAFTELGFAPHIAAGVANRDLSTSFMGQELALPVVISPTGVQGVDPEGEVAVARAAAARGTAMGLSSFASKSVDEVVAANPKTFFQVYWCGSRDDILLRLDRARAAGAVGLILTLDWSFSHGRDWGSPQIPEQMNLRAVLKYAPSAVVKPRWLSRWAKTLRPPSLEAPNMSQPGEAPPTFFGAYGQWLMTPPPTWEDVAWLRSQWDGPFLLKGVMRVDDARRAVDAGVTAISVSNHGGNNLDSTPASVRALPAIADAVGDSIEIALDGGIRRGSDVVKALALGADVVLIGRAYLWGLAANGQAGVENVLDIIRGGIDSALLGLGRGSVRELVREDVLIPEGFGRALGVGSTVPV, encoded by the coding sequence ATGGCCGACGAATGGTTCGAGACGGTGGCCGCCGCCCAGGCGCTGGCCCGCAAGCGGCTGCCCAAGCCGGTGTACATGGCGTTGGTGGCCGGCTCGGAGGCCGGTGTCACGGTCGAGGACAACATCGCCGCATTCACCGAACTGGGATTCGCCCCCCACATCGCCGCCGGCGTGGCGAACCGCGATCTCTCGACGAGCTTCATGGGACAGGAACTCGCACTGCCGGTGGTGATTTCGCCGACCGGTGTCCAGGGCGTCGACCCCGAGGGTGAGGTCGCAGTGGCCCGGGCGGCAGCGGCGCGGGGCACCGCGATGGGGCTGTCCTCGTTCGCGAGCAAGTCGGTCGACGAGGTGGTGGCGGCCAATCCCAAGACCTTCTTCCAGGTCTATTGGTGCGGTTCGCGAGACGACATCCTGCTGCGGTTGGACAGGGCCAGAGCGGCCGGGGCGGTCGGCCTGATTCTGACGCTGGACTGGTCGTTCTCGCACGGCCGGGACTGGGGCAGCCCGCAGATCCCCGAACAGATGAACCTTCGGGCCGTGCTCAAGTACGCGCCCTCGGCGGTCGTGAAACCCCGATGGCTGAGTCGTTGGGCCAAGACATTGCGGCCGCCGAGCCTGGAGGCCCCGAACATGAGCCAGCCCGGCGAGGCCCCGCCGACCTTCTTCGGCGCCTACGGTCAGTGGTTGATGACACCGCCGCCCACGTGGGAGGACGTTGCCTGGCTGCGGTCACAGTGGGACGGCCCATTCCTGCTCAAAGGGGTGATGCGGGTCGACGACGCGCGCCGGGCGGTCGACGCCGGCGTGACGGCGATCTCGGTGAGCAATCACGGCGGCAACAACCTGGACAGCACACCGGCATCGGTGCGCGCACTGCCGGCGATCGCCGATGCGGTGGGTGACTCGATCGAGATCGCACTCGACGGCGGCATCCGGCGCGGCAGCGATGTCGTCAAGGCCCTGGCGCTGGGAGCCGACGTGGTCCTCATCGGCCGGGCCTACCTGTGGGGCCTGGCCGCCAACGGGCAGGCCGGCGTCGAGAACGTCCTGGACATCATTCGTGGGGGTATCGACTCCGCGCTGCTGGGACTGGGCCGGGGCAGCGTGCGGGAGCTGGTCCGCGAGGACGTCCTGATCCCCGAGGGCTTCGGGCGCGCGCTGGGTGTCGGCTCGACCGTCCCGGTGTGA
- the adhP gene encoding alcohol dehydrogenase AdhP, translating to MTQTVDSFVASETTDTMQAAVVTAFGAPLAVGEVEIPSPGPGEVLVKLETSGVCHTDLHAAHGDWPVKPTPPFIPGHEGYGTVVALGPGVTDLEVGDKVGNAWLWSACGRCEYCRTGWETLCESQRNGGYSVNGSFGSYMLVDSAYAARIPDNIDPLEVAPILCAGVTVYKGLKVTDTRPGQWVAISGIGGLGHIAVQYARAMGLRVVAVDIDDAKLALAERLGAEVAVNAKTSDVVAEVQKATGGVHGVLVTAVHPQAFGQAIGLTRRGGTIVFNGLPPGDFPAPIFDIVLKGLTIRGSIVGTRQDMAEALDFYARGLIHPTVESARLEDINEVFGRMERGQIDGRIVIDYR from the coding sequence ATGACCCAGACCGTCGACTCGTTCGTCGCATCAGAGACCACCGACACCATGCAGGCCGCCGTCGTCACCGCATTCGGCGCACCGCTGGCCGTCGGTGAGGTGGAAATCCCGTCCCCGGGGCCCGGGGAGGTGCTGGTCAAGCTGGAGACCTCCGGCGTGTGCCACACCGATCTGCACGCCGCACACGGAGATTGGCCGGTCAAGCCGACGCCGCCGTTCATCCCCGGCCATGAGGGATACGGCACCGTGGTCGCCCTCGGACCCGGCGTCACCGACCTCGAAGTGGGTGACAAGGTCGGCAACGCCTGGTTGTGGTCGGCGTGCGGACGCTGCGAGTACTGCCGTACCGGCTGGGAGACGCTGTGCGAAAGCCAGCGCAACGGCGGCTACAGCGTCAACGGCAGCTTCGGCAGCTACATGCTGGTCGACTCCGCCTACGCCGCACGCATCCCCGACAATATCGATCCGTTGGAGGTCGCGCCCATTCTGTGCGCAGGCGTAACGGTGTACAAGGGCCTCAAGGTCACCGATACCCGGCCCGGCCAGTGGGTGGCGATCTCCGGCATCGGCGGGCTGGGCCACATCGCGGTGCAGTACGCCCGCGCGATGGGTCTGCGGGTGGTTGCCGTGGACATCGACGACGCCAAACTCGCTCTGGCCGAACGCCTCGGCGCGGAGGTGGCCGTCAACGCCAAGACCTCCGACGTTGTCGCCGAGGTGCAGAAGGCCACCGGTGGGGTGCACGGTGTGCTCGTCACCGCGGTGCATCCGCAGGCGTTCGGGCAGGCGATCGGGCTGACCCGCCGTGGCGGCACCATCGTGTTCAACGGCCTTCCGCCCGGTGACTTCCCGGCGCCCATCTTCGATATCGTGTTGAAAGGCTTGACCATTCGCGGCTCCATCGTCGGAACCCGCCAGGATATGGCCGAGGCGCTGGACTTCTATGCCCGCGGCCTGATCCACCCGACGGTGGAGTCCGCCCGGCTGGAGGACATCAACGAGGTGTTCGGTCGGATGGAACGCGGCCAGATCGACGGCCGCATCGTCATCGACTATCGCTGA
- a CDS encoding glycoside hydrolase family 3 protein — protein MSDPTHPYRDAALSTEQRVEDLLARLSLTDKVGLLFHTMAVPVDVDEVVDLFGRRTLRSLLDRGVNHFNILGSLADGRAFAQWHNSVQRAALDRPLGIPVTFSTDPRHHFGDNPLTQMMAGPFSQWPETLGLAAIAAADRVREFADIVRQEYVAAGIRVALHPQLDLATEPRWARINTTFGEDADLSCRLGVAYVLGLQGDCLGAGSVAAMIKHFPGGGPQKDGNDPHFAWGREQIYPGGNADYHLRPFRAALDAGAAEVMPYYGMPVGTTWDEVGFGFNKSVITGILRDELGFDGIVCTDWGLITDHPELGDLGVARAWGVEHLSPPERVVRVLQAGVDQFGGEDCTEVLLSAVRAGRISESRIDESARRVLRVKFELGLFDHPFVDEDSAAVTLGRSDFREAGLRAQRDSVTLLTNSAVLPLTRGAKVFAPEFSSLQGYGEKVDCAAHADVAVLRLKAPFEPRQEGMAALFHHGSLEFGADEVRRVLEVCEQVPTVLDIYLDRPAVLTPVVDAAAAIVVNFGVSEPALLDVLFGQAAPLGSLPFDLPRSDAAVAASRTDVAFDTADPLFGFGHGMRYRR, from the coding sequence ATGTCCGATCCGACTCACCCGTACCGGGACGCCGCCCTGTCCACGGAGCAGCGGGTCGAGGATCTGCTGGCCCGGCTGTCCTTGACCGACAAGGTGGGTCTGCTGTTTCACACGATGGCGGTACCGGTCGACGTCGACGAGGTGGTGGACCTCTTCGGGCGGCGAACCCTGCGCTCACTGCTCGACCGAGGTGTGAACCATTTCAACATCCTGGGATCACTAGCCGACGGCCGTGCATTTGCTCAGTGGCACAACAGTGTTCAACGCGCCGCCCTCGACCGCCCGCTCGGCATCCCGGTCACGTTCTCGACCGACCCACGTCATCATTTCGGCGACAACCCGTTGACCCAGATGATGGCAGGCCCGTTCTCGCAGTGGCCGGAGACGCTCGGACTGGCGGCGATCGCCGCCGCGGACCGGGTGCGAGAGTTCGCCGATATCGTCCGCCAGGAGTATGTCGCAGCCGGGATCAGGGTGGCCCTGCATCCTCAGCTGGATCTGGCGACCGAGCCGCGCTGGGCCCGGATCAACACCACCTTCGGCGAGGACGCGGACCTGTCCTGCCGGCTCGGTGTGGCGTATGTCCTTGGGCTGCAGGGGGATTGCCTGGGCGCCGGGTCGGTCGCTGCGATGATCAAGCACTTCCCCGGCGGCGGACCGCAGAAGGACGGCAACGACCCGCACTTCGCGTGGGGGCGTGAGCAGATCTACCCCGGCGGCAACGCCGACTACCATCTGCGACCGTTTCGCGCCGCACTCGACGCCGGCGCCGCGGAGGTGATGCCGTATTACGGCATGCCGGTCGGGACTACCTGGGACGAGGTGGGATTCGGGTTCAACAAGTCGGTGATCACCGGCATCCTGCGCGACGAGCTCGGCTTCGACGGAATCGTCTGCACCGACTGGGGCTTGATCACCGATCATCCCGAACTCGGCGACCTCGGCGTGGCGCGAGCCTGGGGGGTGGAGCATCTGAGCCCGCCCGAGCGCGTGGTCCGGGTCCTGCAGGCAGGTGTCGATCAGTTCGGCGGGGAGGACTGCACCGAGGTGCTGCTCTCGGCGGTCCGGGCCGGCCGGATCAGCGAGTCGCGGATCGATGAGTCGGCGCGCCGGGTGCTGCGGGTGAAGTTCGAGCTCGGCCTGTTCGACCATCCGTTCGTCGATGAGGATTCGGCCGCTGTCACTCTGGGGCGCAGTGATTTTCGTGAGGCGGGGCTGCGCGCGCAGCGCGACTCGGTGACCTTGCTGACCAACTCGGCCGTGCTGCCGTTGACGCGCGGGGCGAAGGTGTTCGCACCGGAGTTTTCGTCACTGCAGGGCTACGGCGAGAAGGTGGACTGTGCTGCGCACGCCGATGTGGCGGTGCTGCGACTGAAGGCTCCGTTCGAGCCACGCCAGGAAGGGATGGCGGCGTTGTTCCACCACGGCTCGCTGGAATTCGGCGCCGACGAGGTGCGCCGTGTTCTCGAAGTGTGCGAGCAGGTTCCCACCGTGCTCGACATCTACCTCGACCGGCCGGCGGTGCTCACCCCGGTGGTGGACGCTGCCGCCGCGATCGTGGTGAACTTCGGGGTGAGCGAGCCTGCCCTGCTCGACGTGCTGTTCGGCCAGGCCGCCCCCCTGGGCTCGCTGCCGTTCGACCTGCCCCGCTCGGATGCCGCGGTGGCGGCCAGCCGCACCGACGTCGCCTTCGATACCGCAGATCCGCTGTTCGGATTCGGGCACGGCATGCGCTATCGGCGTTGA
- a CDS encoding PaaI family thioesterase, translating to MSTASRPQEIFSITSARVSEGGIALDQGITSGLVDHRGVIEMPAYGVLAESATSGAYWRTFAEPVGTVQSFLTLCAGVPARVGDLLCATGVMAYRDEDYGVPTVTVTNQARDVICSGVGRTVRVGRTTAALRELDPAAFSTSSAMPPPPPDVDNTVSDIPPRWDGRRILTALARGDIARGPLSELLAVTVTADEEPIVAVEPQPWMANPLGAIQGGVIAALIGQACSLAGQAHTAPGDTYMIADLSVYYFRSPPVDGRSLTMSTSTQRLGRRMATVSAVMADRGGTEYVHAMANIAYDRSGAF from the coding sequence ATGAGCACAGCTAGCAGGCCGCAGGAAATCTTCTCGATCACGTCCGCTCGCGTGAGTGAGGGCGGTATCGCACTGGATCAGGGCATCACCTCGGGTCTGGTCGACCACCGCGGAGTCATCGAAATGCCGGCGTATGGGGTGCTTGCCGAGTCGGCCACCAGCGGTGCCTACTGGCGCACGTTCGCCGAGCCGGTGGGCACGGTGCAGTCCTTCCTCACCCTGTGTGCAGGTGTCCCGGCCCGGGTGGGCGACCTGCTGTGCGCGACGGGGGTCATGGCCTACCGCGACGAGGATTACGGGGTTCCGACGGTGACCGTGACCAACCAAGCGCGTGACGTGATCTGCTCCGGAGTGGGACGCACCGTGCGGGTGGGGCGCACCACTGCGGCCTTGCGCGAACTCGATCCCGCGGCCTTCTCCACGAGTTCCGCGATGCCTCCGCCGCCGCCCGACGTCGACAACACCGTCTCCGACATCCCTCCGCGGTGGGATGGCCGCCGGATCCTCACCGCGCTCGCGCGCGGTGACATCGCGCGGGGGCCACTGTCCGAGCTGCTCGCGGTGACGGTGACGGCCGACGAGGAGCCCATCGTCGCCGTCGAGCCGCAACCCTGGATGGCCAACCCACTGGGCGCCATCCAGGGCGGGGTGATCGCCGCGTTGATCGGGCAGGCCTGCTCGTTGGCCGGCCAGGCCCATACCGCCCCTGGCGACACCTACATGATCGCTGACCTCAGCGTTTACTACTTTCGCTCGCCTCCTGTCGATGGCCGCTCGCTGACGATGTCCACCAGCACCCAACGGCTCGGCCGGCGGATGGCGACGGTGAGTGCGGTGATGGCCGACCGTGGCGGCACGGAGTATGTGCATGCAATGGCCAATATCGCCTATGACCGGTCGGGCGCGTTTTGA
- the rplM gene encoding 50S ribosomal protein L13, translating into MPTYTPKAGDTTRSWYVIDATDVVLGRLAVAAANLLRGKHKPTFTPNVDGGDFVIVINADKIAVSGDKLQSKMAYRHSGYPGGLRSRTLGDEMQKHADRVVEKAIVGMLPHNKLSRQIQKKLKVYAGPEHPHAAQQPIPYEIKQVDQ; encoded by the coding sequence GTGCCTACGTACACGCCGAAGGCGGGTGACACCACGCGTTCGTGGTACGTCATCGACGCCACCGACGTGGTGCTCGGCCGGCTCGCCGTTGCAGCAGCCAATCTGCTGCGCGGCAAGCACAAGCCGACATTCACGCCCAATGTCGACGGTGGCGACTTCGTCATCGTCATCAACGCAGACAAGATCGCTGTCAGCGGTGACAAGCTCCAGAGCAAGATGGCCTACCGCCACTCGGGTTACCCCGGTGGTCTGCGGTCCCGCACGCTCGGTGACGAGATGCAGAAGCACGCCGACCGCGTGGTCGAGAAGGCCATCGTCGGCATGCTCCCGCACAACAAGCTGAGCCGCCAGATCCAGAAGAAGCTCAAGGTGTACGCCGGGCCGGAGCATCCGCATGCGGCCCAGCAGCCGATTCCTTACGAGATCAAGCAGGTGGACCAGTGA
- the rpsI gene encoding 30S ribosomal protein S9, whose amino-acid sequence MTTDVEVTEVVETPEATEVTEAEVESTPREPVIIDRPIQTVGRRKEAVVRVRLVPGTGKFHLDGRTLEDYFPNKVHQQLIKAPLVTVDRVDSFDIYAHLDGGGPSGQAGALRLAIARALILVQPEDRPALKKAGFLTRDPRAIERKKYGLKKARKAPQYSKR is encoded by the coding sequence GTGACGACCGACGTCGAGGTCACCGAGGTCGTCGAGACCCCGGAAGCCACCGAGGTCACCGAAGCTGAGGTCGAGAGCACCCCGCGCGAGCCGGTGATCATCGACCGCCCGATCCAAACCGTCGGCCGCCGCAAGGAGGCTGTGGTGCGGGTTCGCCTGGTGCCCGGCACCGGCAAGTTCCACCTCGATGGCCGCACCCTGGAGGACTACTTCCCCAACAAGGTGCATCAGCAGCTGATCAAGGCTCCGCTGGTGACCGTCGACCGGGTCGACAGCTTCGACATCTACGCCCACCTCGACGGCGGCGGCCCCTCGGGGCAGGCCGGTGCGCTTCGCCTCGCGATCGCCCGTGCGCTGATCCTGGTGCAGCCCGAGGATCGTCCGGCGCTGAAGAAGGCGGGCTTCCTCACGCGTGACCCGCGTGCCATCGAGCGCAAGAAGTACGGCCTCAAGAAGGCCCGTAAGGCGCCGCAGTACAGCAAGCGCTGA
- the glmM gene encoding phosphoglucosamine mutase, with the protein MGRLFGTDGVRGVANRELTAELALALGAAAARRLAVTARSGRPLAVIGRDPRASGEMLEAAVIAGVTSEGVDALRVGVLPTPAVAYLTGAYEADFGVMISASHNAMPDNGIKIFGPGGHKLDDATEDRIEELVAQGPGLRPVGAGIGRTLDAADALERYLQHVRAAAPVRLDGLTVVVDCANGAASAAAPRAYQAAGARVIAIHAEPNGLNINEGCGSTHLEQLQAAVIAHRADLGLAHDGDADRCLAVDAGGQVIDGDAIMVILALAMQEAGELASNTLVATVMSNLGLHLAMREAGITVRTTGVGDRYVLEELRAGEYSLGGEQSGHIVMPAMATTGDGIVTGLRLMSRMAQTRASLAALAEPMQTLPQVLINVEVADKATVAEAPAVQDAVRAAEAELGDTGRILLRPSGTEQMVRVMVEAADEDTARQLAIRVAESVSAEG; encoded by the coding sequence ATGGGTCGACTGTTCGGGACCGATGGGGTCCGAGGCGTCGCCAACCGGGAACTGACCGCTGAGCTGGCGCTGGCACTCGGGGCGGCGGCCGCGCGGCGACTGGCCGTGACCGCCCGCTCCGGGCGTCCGCTGGCCGTCATCGGCCGCGATCCGCGGGCCAGTGGCGAGATGCTCGAGGCCGCCGTGATCGCCGGGGTCACCAGTGAGGGTGTCGACGCGCTGCGGGTCGGTGTCCTGCCCACTCCCGCCGTCGCCTATCTGACCGGCGCCTACGAGGCCGACTTCGGGGTGATGATCTCGGCCTCGCACAACGCGATGCCGGACAACGGCATCAAGATCTTCGGTCCTGGCGGTCATAAGCTCGATGACGCCACCGAGGACCGCATCGAGGAACTGGTCGCCCAGGGCCCCGGCTTGCGTCCCGTCGGGGCCGGTATCGGCAGGACACTGGACGCGGCCGACGCCCTCGAGCGCTACCTGCAGCATGTCCGTGCCGCGGCTCCGGTCCGGCTCGACGGCCTGACCGTCGTGGTCGACTGCGCCAATGGCGCCGCTTCGGCCGCTGCACCGCGCGCCTATCAGGCCGCTGGTGCCCGGGTCATCGCGATCCACGCCGAACCCAACGGTCTCAACATCAACGAGGGCTGCGGCTCGACGCACCTCGAACAATTGCAGGCCGCCGTGATCGCCCACCGCGCCGACCTCGGGCTCGCCCACGACGGCGACGCCGACCGCTGTCTGGCGGTAGACGCCGGCGGCCAGGTGATCGACGGAGACGCGATCATGGTGATTCTGGCGCTGGCCATGCAGGAAGCCGGTGAACTGGCTTCCAACACCCTGGTGGCCACCGTCATGAGCAACCTCGGACTCCATCTGGCCATGCGCGAGGCCGGTATCACCGTGCGCACCACCGGTGTCGGCGACCGCTACGTACTGGAGGAGTTGCGGGCCGGGGAGTACTCCCTGGGCGGCGAGCAGTCCGGTCATATCGTGATGCCCGCCATGGCCACCACCGGCGACGGGATCGTCACCGGCCTGCGGTTGATGTCTCGAATGGCGCAGACCCGTGCCTCGCTGGCTGCGCTGGCCGAGCCGATGCAGACCCTGCCCCAGGTCCTGATCAACGTCGAGGTGGCCGATAAGGCCACCGTGGCCGAGGCGCCCGCGGTGCAGGACGCCGTGCGCGCCGCCGAGGCCGAACTCGGTGACACCGGCCGAATCCTGTTGCGGCCTTCCGGAACCGAACAGATGGTCCGGGTCATGGTCGAAGCGGCCGACGAGGACACCGCACGTCAGCTGGCCATCCGGGTCGCCGAATCGGTCAGCGCCGAGGGCTGA
- a CDS encoding type VII secretion target: MGNTRVDAAALCDAGQQFAAAADILDTAARRMVLVFNGSVAGRAHGVSGESLHNALTQLYVGVQEWARAADEIATGLRSGAGYYSEAEDRAAAVLG, encoded by the coding sequence ATGGGTAACACACGGGTGGATGCTGCGGCGCTGTGCGACGCCGGGCAGCAGTTCGCCGCCGCGGCTGACATCCTCGACACCGCTGCGCGCCGGATGGTGCTGGTATTCAATGGGTCGGTGGCCGGCCGCGCGCACGGTGTCAGCGGCGAAAGCCTGCACAATGCGCTGACACAGCTGTACGTCGGCGTGCAGGAATGGGCGCGTGCCGCCGACGAGATCGCCACCGGATTACGTTCGGGCGCAGGGTATTACAGCGAGGCCGAGGATCGCGCCGCGGCGGTGCTGGGATGA